A stretch of the Capsicum annuum cultivar UCD-10X-F1 chromosome 10, UCD10Xv1.1, whole genome shotgun sequence genome encodes the following:
- the LOC107845826 gene encoding probable galacturonosyltransferase 7 isoform X1: MKGGILPAKRRWKGLVIAVLGLVLLSLLVPLVFLLGQHNSFHSPGYATSEQNSASGGLKIYGRHSTAKIGNQSEDDESTHVDNLIQRLESTFPKDFGGNIVLGEAENKTVGSNLLDGLPKERLGANQRIGVGDLTKEDQGTGVGDLTKKEQGTVVGDLTKKEQGTGVGDLTKKEQGTGVGDLTKKEQGTGVGDLTKKEQGTGVGDLMKKEQSTNGGDFVNRKQSADVGAKPAATKNIKGVDEGEKLCELKFGSYCLWRRNHKEKVNDLTVRKMKDLLYVARAYYPSIAKLPALDKLSHEMKTNIQDFERVLSVTTVDKDLPLLTDQKLPKMEAVIAQAKACRVDCSNVDKKFRQLVDLTEDEATFHMRQSAFLYQLAVQTMPKSHHCLSMRLTVEYFRYPPPDIDQSLAERHLNPDLHHFVIFSSNVLASSAVINSTVTHSKESESQVFHVVTDRQNYYAMKLWFSRNKYMEATVEVLNIEDHKLENSKASASVHLSLPKEYRVSFHKVDGPPTTEYLSVFSHSHYLLPEIFASLKKVVVLDDDIIVQRDLSVLWSINMDGKVNGAVQCCSVRLIQLQNLFPDKRLDETSCAWMSGLNVIDLVRWREQDISGRYVKLVTEIFGGWGLTHSSTTKYEKHKKMNSEESVALRASLLTFQGEIYSLDDKWVLSGLGHKYGVDVEAVKNARVLHYNGNMKPWLELGIRDYSVSWRKFLNQENQFLSDCNIN, translated from the exons ATGAAGGGTGGGATACTACCGGCTAAGAGACGATGGAAAGGATTGGTAATTGCAGTTTTGGGTCTCGTTTTGCTTTCATTGCTCGTGCCTTTGGTCTTTCTCCTTGGCCAacataacagtttccactctccCG GATATGCAACATCAGAACAAAATTCAGCCTCA GGTGGACTTAAAATCTACGGTCGGCATAGCACTGCTAAGATTGGGAATCAGTCGGAG GATGATGAATCAACACATGTGGATAACCTAATACAAAGACTAGAATCAACTTTTCCCAAG GATTTTGGGGGAAATATTGTTCTTGGGGAAGCGGAGAACAAGACTGTTG GCTCTAATTTGTTGGATGGATTGCCCAAAGAGCGCTTAGGAGCAAAT CAGAGGATAGGTGTTGGTGACTTGACGAAAGAAGATCAGGGAACCGGTGTTGGTGACTTGACTAAAAAAGAGCAGGGAACAGTTGTTGGTGACTTGACAAAAAAAGAGCAGGGAACAGGTGTTGGTGACTTGACAAAAAAAGAACAAGGAACAGGTGTTGGTGACTTGACGAAAAAAGAGCAGGGAACAGGTGTTGGTGACTTGACGAAAAAAGAGCAGGGAACAGGTGTTGGTGACTTGATGAAAAAAGAGCAGAGCACAAATGGTGGCGACTTTGTAAATAGAAAACAGAGTGCCGATGTTGGTGCTAAACCTGCTGCCACTAAGAATATCAAAGGCGTTGATGAGGGTGAGAAATTATGTGAGCTAAAATTTGGGAGCTACTGTCTATGGCGTCGCAATCATAAGGAAAAAGTGAATGATTTGACTGTGAGAAAGATGAAAGACTTGTTGTATGTGGCTCGGGCATACTATCCTAGCATCGCGAAGCTTCCGGCTCTTGACAAGCTGTCACATGAAATGAAGACAAACATTCAAGACTTCGAGCGTGTGCTTAGTGTAACTACGGTGGACAAAGATCTTCCTCTTCT GACTGATCAGAAGCTACCTAAGATGGAAGCTGTAATTGCTCAAGCAAAGGCATGCCGTGTAGATTGTAGTAATGTAGACAAGAAATTCAGACAACTAGTTGATCTAACTGAAGATGAGGCTACTTTCCATATGAGACAGAGTGCCTTCCTCTACCAACTAGCCGTTCAAACCATGCCCAAGAGTCATCATTGCCTGTCAATGCGATTAACTGTAGAGTATTTTAGATACCCTCCACCTGATATTGATCAGTCATTGGCAGAGAGACATTTGAATCCAGATCTTCACCACTTCGTTATATTCTCCAGCAATGTGCTGGCATCATCTGCCGTTATTAACTCCACTGTAACACATTCAAAA GAAAGTGAGAGTCAAGTATTTCATGTGGTAACAGATAGACAGAATTACTACGCCATGAAGTTATGGTTCTCGAGGAACAAGTATATGGAGGCCACAGTTGAGGTTTTGAATATTGAAGATCATAAACTGGAAAACAGTAAAGCATCAGCATCAGTTCATCTTTCCCTGCCCAAAGAATATCGTGTCTCCTTCCACAAGGTTGATGGACCACCTACAACAGAGTACCTATCTGTTTTTTCGCATTCCCATTATCTTCTTCCTGAGATATTCGCTAGTTTGAAGAAAGTCGTTGTCTTAGATGATGACATTATTGTGCAAAGAGACTTGTCAGTCTTATGGAGCATCAATATGGACGGGAAAGTGAATGGTGCAGTTCAGTGCTGCTCTGTTAGGCTGATTCAGCTGCAGAATCTTTTTCCTGACAAGAGATTGGATGAAACATCTTGTGCTTGGATGTCTGGATTAAATGTTATTGATCTAGTGAGGTGGAGGGAACAAGATATTTCCGGAAGATACGTGAAGCTGGTAACAGAG ATTTTTGGTGGTTGGGGCTTAACCCATTCCAGCACCACGAAGTATGAGAAGCATAAAAAG ATGAATTCAGAAGAGTCTGTTGCATTGCGTGCAAGCTTGCTTACTTTTCAGGGTGAAATTTACTCTCTTGATGATAAGTGGGTATTATCAGGACTGGGTCATAAATATGGAGTGGATGTTGAAGCTGTGAAGAATGCGAGAGTACTGCATTATAATGGTAACATGAAACCTTGGCTTGAGTTGGGCATCCGCGATTATTCAGTTTCCTGGCGGAAGTTCCTAAACCAGGAGAATCAGTTTTTAAGTGATTGCAATATTAACTAG
- the LOC107845826 gene encoding probable galacturonosyltransferase 7 isoform X2 translates to MKGGILPAKRRWKGLVIAVLGLVLLSLLVPLVFLLGQHNSFHSPGYATSEQNSASGGLKIYGRHSTAKIGNQSEDDESTHVDNLIQRLESTFPKDFGGNIVLGEAENKTVGSNLLDGLPKERLGANRIGVGDLTKEDQGTGVGDLTKKEQGTVVGDLTKKEQGTGVGDLTKKEQGTGVGDLTKKEQGTGVGDLTKKEQGTGVGDLMKKEQSTNGGDFVNRKQSADVGAKPAATKNIKGVDEGEKLCELKFGSYCLWRRNHKEKVNDLTVRKMKDLLYVARAYYPSIAKLPALDKLSHEMKTNIQDFERVLSVTTVDKDLPLLTDQKLPKMEAVIAQAKACRVDCSNVDKKFRQLVDLTEDEATFHMRQSAFLYQLAVQTMPKSHHCLSMRLTVEYFRYPPPDIDQSLAERHLNPDLHHFVIFSSNVLASSAVINSTVTHSKESESQVFHVVTDRQNYYAMKLWFSRNKYMEATVEVLNIEDHKLENSKASASVHLSLPKEYRVSFHKVDGPPTTEYLSVFSHSHYLLPEIFASLKKVVVLDDDIIVQRDLSVLWSINMDGKVNGAVQCCSVRLIQLQNLFPDKRLDETSCAWMSGLNVIDLVRWREQDISGRYVKLVTEIFGGWGLTHSSTTKYEKHKKMNSEESVALRASLLTFQGEIYSLDDKWVLSGLGHKYGVDVEAVKNARVLHYNGNMKPWLELGIRDYSVSWRKFLNQENQFLSDCNIN, encoded by the exons ATGAAGGGTGGGATACTACCGGCTAAGAGACGATGGAAAGGATTGGTAATTGCAGTTTTGGGTCTCGTTTTGCTTTCATTGCTCGTGCCTTTGGTCTTTCTCCTTGGCCAacataacagtttccactctccCG GATATGCAACATCAGAACAAAATTCAGCCTCA GGTGGACTTAAAATCTACGGTCGGCATAGCACTGCTAAGATTGGGAATCAGTCGGAG GATGATGAATCAACACATGTGGATAACCTAATACAAAGACTAGAATCAACTTTTCCCAAG GATTTTGGGGGAAATATTGTTCTTGGGGAAGCGGAGAACAAGACTGTTG GCTCTAATTTGTTGGATGGATTGCCCAAAGAGCGCTTAGGAGCAAAT AGGATAGGTGTTGGTGACTTGACGAAAGAAGATCAGGGAACCGGTGTTGGTGACTTGACTAAAAAAGAGCAGGGAACAGTTGTTGGTGACTTGACAAAAAAAGAGCAGGGAACAGGTGTTGGTGACTTGACAAAAAAAGAACAAGGAACAGGTGTTGGTGACTTGACGAAAAAAGAGCAGGGAACAGGTGTTGGTGACTTGACGAAAAAAGAGCAGGGAACAGGTGTTGGTGACTTGATGAAAAAAGAGCAGAGCACAAATGGTGGCGACTTTGTAAATAGAAAACAGAGTGCCGATGTTGGTGCTAAACCTGCTGCCACTAAGAATATCAAAGGCGTTGATGAGGGTGAGAAATTATGTGAGCTAAAATTTGGGAGCTACTGTCTATGGCGTCGCAATCATAAGGAAAAAGTGAATGATTTGACTGTGAGAAAGATGAAAGACTTGTTGTATGTGGCTCGGGCATACTATCCTAGCATCGCGAAGCTTCCGGCTCTTGACAAGCTGTCACATGAAATGAAGACAAACATTCAAGACTTCGAGCGTGTGCTTAGTGTAACTACGGTGGACAAAGATCTTCCTCTTCT GACTGATCAGAAGCTACCTAAGATGGAAGCTGTAATTGCTCAAGCAAAGGCATGCCGTGTAGATTGTAGTAATGTAGACAAGAAATTCAGACAACTAGTTGATCTAACTGAAGATGAGGCTACTTTCCATATGAGACAGAGTGCCTTCCTCTACCAACTAGCCGTTCAAACCATGCCCAAGAGTCATCATTGCCTGTCAATGCGATTAACTGTAGAGTATTTTAGATACCCTCCACCTGATATTGATCAGTCATTGGCAGAGAGACATTTGAATCCAGATCTTCACCACTTCGTTATATTCTCCAGCAATGTGCTGGCATCATCTGCCGTTATTAACTCCACTGTAACACATTCAAAA GAAAGTGAGAGTCAAGTATTTCATGTGGTAACAGATAGACAGAATTACTACGCCATGAAGTTATGGTTCTCGAGGAACAAGTATATGGAGGCCACAGTTGAGGTTTTGAATATTGAAGATCATAAACTGGAAAACAGTAAAGCATCAGCATCAGTTCATCTTTCCCTGCCCAAAGAATATCGTGTCTCCTTCCACAAGGTTGATGGACCACCTACAACAGAGTACCTATCTGTTTTTTCGCATTCCCATTATCTTCTTCCTGAGATATTCGCTAGTTTGAAGAAAGTCGTTGTCTTAGATGATGACATTATTGTGCAAAGAGACTTGTCAGTCTTATGGAGCATCAATATGGACGGGAAAGTGAATGGTGCAGTTCAGTGCTGCTCTGTTAGGCTGATTCAGCTGCAGAATCTTTTTCCTGACAAGAGATTGGATGAAACATCTTGTGCTTGGATGTCTGGATTAAATGTTATTGATCTAGTGAGGTGGAGGGAACAAGATATTTCCGGAAGATACGTGAAGCTGGTAACAGAG ATTTTTGGTGGTTGGGGCTTAACCCATTCCAGCACCACGAAGTATGAGAAGCATAAAAAG ATGAATTCAGAAGAGTCTGTTGCATTGCGTGCAAGCTTGCTTACTTTTCAGGGTGAAATTTACTCTCTTGATGATAAGTGGGTATTATCAGGACTGGGTCATAAATATGGAGTGGATGTTGAAGCTGTGAAGAATGCGAGAGTACTGCATTATAATGGTAACATGAAACCTTGGCTTGAGTTGGGCATCCGCGATTATTCAGTTTCCTGGCGGAAGTTCCTAAACCAGGAGAATCAGTTTTTAAGTGATTGCAATATTAACTAG
- the LOC107845826 gene encoding probable galacturonosyltransferase 7 isoform X4, with translation MKGGILPAKRRWKGLVIAVLGLVLLSLLVPLVFLLGQHNSFHSPGYATSEQNSASGGLKIYGRHSTAKIGNQSEDDESTHVDNLIQRLESTFPKDFGGNIVLGEAENKTVGSNLLDGLPKERLGANRIGVGDLTKEDQGTGVGDLTKKEQGTVVGDLTKKEQGTGVGDLTKKEQGTGVGDLTKKEQGTGVGDLTKKEQGTGVGDLMKKEQSTNGGDFVNRKQSADVGAKPAATKNIKGVDEGEKLCELKFGSYCLWRRNHKEKVNDLTVRKMKDLLYVARAYYPSIAKLPALDKLSHEMKTNIQDFERVLSVTTVDKDLPLLTDQKLPKMEAVIAQAKACRVDCSNVDKKFRQLVDLTEDEATFHMRQSAFLYQLAVQTMPKSHHCLSMRLTVEYFRYPPPDIDQSLAERHLNPDLHHFVIFSSNVLASSAVINSTVTHSKESESQVFHVVTDRQNYYAMKLWFSRNKYMEATVEVLNIEDHKLENSKASASVHLSLPKEYRVSFHKVDGPPTTEYLSVFSHSHYLLPEIFASLKKVVVLDDDIIVQRDLSVLWSINMDGKVNGAVQCCSVRLIQLQNLFPDKRLDETSCAWMSGLNVIDLVRWREQDISGRYVKLVTEMNSEESVALRASLLTFQGEIYSLDDKWVLSGLGHKYGVDVEAVKNARVLHYNGNMKPWLELGIRDYSVSWRKFLNQENQFLSDCNIN, from the exons ATGAAGGGTGGGATACTACCGGCTAAGAGACGATGGAAAGGATTGGTAATTGCAGTTTTGGGTCTCGTTTTGCTTTCATTGCTCGTGCCTTTGGTCTTTCTCCTTGGCCAacataacagtttccactctccCG GATATGCAACATCAGAACAAAATTCAGCCTCA GGTGGACTTAAAATCTACGGTCGGCATAGCACTGCTAAGATTGGGAATCAGTCGGAG GATGATGAATCAACACATGTGGATAACCTAATACAAAGACTAGAATCAACTTTTCCCAAG GATTTTGGGGGAAATATTGTTCTTGGGGAAGCGGAGAACAAGACTGTTG GCTCTAATTTGTTGGATGGATTGCCCAAAGAGCGCTTAGGAGCAAAT AGGATAGGTGTTGGTGACTTGACGAAAGAAGATCAGGGAACCGGTGTTGGTGACTTGACTAAAAAAGAGCAGGGAACAGTTGTTGGTGACTTGACAAAAAAAGAGCAGGGAACAGGTGTTGGTGACTTGACAAAAAAAGAACAAGGAACAGGTGTTGGTGACTTGACGAAAAAAGAGCAGGGAACAGGTGTTGGTGACTTGACGAAAAAAGAGCAGGGAACAGGTGTTGGTGACTTGATGAAAAAAGAGCAGAGCACAAATGGTGGCGACTTTGTAAATAGAAAACAGAGTGCCGATGTTGGTGCTAAACCTGCTGCCACTAAGAATATCAAAGGCGTTGATGAGGGTGAGAAATTATGTGAGCTAAAATTTGGGAGCTACTGTCTATGGCGTCGCAATCATAAGGAAAAAGTGAATGATTTGACTGTGAGAAAGATGAAAGACTTGTTGTATGTGGCTCGGGCATACTATCCTAGCATCGCGAAGCTTCCGGCTCTTGACAAGCTGTCACATGAAATGAAGACAAACATTCAAGACTTCGAGCGTGTGCTTAGTGTAACTACGGTGGACAAAGATCTTCCTCTTCT GACTGATCAGAAGCTACCTAAGATGGAAGCTGTAATTGCTCAAGCAAAGGCATGCCGTGTAGATTGTAGTAATGTAGACAAGAAATTCAGACAACTAGTTGATCTAACTGAAGATGAGGCTACTTTCCATATGAGACAGAGTGCCTTCCTCTACCAACTAGCCGTTCAAACCATGCCCAAGAGTCATCATTGCCTGTCAATGCGATTAACTGTAGAGTATTTTAGATACCCTCCACCTGATATTGATCAGTCATTGGCAGAGAGACATTTGAATCCAGATCTTCACCACTTCGTTATATTCTCCAGCAATGTGCTGGCATCATCTGCCGTTATTAACTCCACTGTAACACATTCAAAA GAAAGTGAGAGTCAAGTATTTCATGTGGTAACAGATAGACAGAATTACTACGCCATGAAGTTATGGTTCTCGAGGAACAAGTATATGGAGGCCACAGTTGAGGTTTTGAATATTGAAGATCATAAACTGGAAAACAGTAAAGCATCAGCATCAGTTCATCTTTCCCTGCCCAAAGAATATCGTGTCTCCTTCCACAAGGTTGATGGACCACCTACAACAGAGTACCTATCTGTTTTTTCGCATTCCCATTATCTTCTTCCTGAGATATTCGCTAGTTTGAAGAAAGTCGTTGTCTTAGATGATGACATTATTGTGCAAAGAGACTTGTCAGTCTTATGGAGCATCAATATGGACGGGAAAGTGAATGGTGCAGTTCAGTGCTGCTCTGTTAGGCTGATTCAGCTGCAGAATCTTTTTCCTGACAAGAGATTGGATGAAACATCTTGTGCTTGGATGTCTGGATTAAATGTTATTGATCTAGTGAGGTGGAGGGAACAAGATATTTCCGGAAGATACGTGAAGCTGGTAACAGAG ATGAATTCAGAAGAGTCTGTTGCATTGCGTGCAAGCTTGCTTACTTTTCAGGGTGAAATTTACTCTCTTGATGATAAGTGGGTATTATCAGGACTGGGTCATAAATATGGAGTGGATGTTGAAGCTGTGAAGAATGCGAGAGTACTGCATTATAATGGTAACATGAAACCTTGGCTTGAGTTGGGCATCCGCGATTATTCAGTTTCCTGGCGGAAGTTCCTAAACCAGGAGAATCAGTTTTTAAGTGATTGCAATATTAACTAG
- the LOC107845826 gene encoding probable galacturonosyltransferase 7 isoform X3 has protein sequence MKGGILPAKRRWKGLVIAVLGLVLLSLLVPLVFLLGQHNSFHSPGYATSEQNSASGGLKIYGRHSTAKIGNQSEDDESTHVDNLIQRLESTFPKDFGGNIVLGEAENKTVGSNLLDGLPKERLGANQRIGVGDLTKEDQGTGVGDLTKKEQGTVVGDLTKKEQGTGVGDLTKKEQGTGVGDLTKKEQGTGVGDLTKKEQGTGVGDLMKKEQSTNGGDFVNRKQSADVGAKPAATKNIKGVDEGEKLCELKFGSYCLWRRNHKEKVNDLTVRKMKDLLYVARAYYPSIAKLPALDKLSHEMKTNIQDFERVLSVTTVDKDLPLLTDQKLPKMEAVIAQAKACRVDCSNVDKKFRQLVDLTEDEATFHMRQSAFLYQLAVQTMPKSHHCLSMRLTVEYFRYPPPDIDQSLAERHLNPDLHHFVIFSSNVLASSAVINSTVTHSKESESQVFHVVTDRQNYYAMKLWFSRNKYMEATVEVLNIEDHKLENSKASASVHLSLPKEYRVSFHKVDGPPTTEYLSVFSHSHYLLPEIFASLKKVVVLDDDIIVQRDLSVLWSINMDGKVNGAVQCCSVRLIQLQNLFPDKRLDETSCAWMSGLNVIDLVRWREQDISGRYVKLVTEMNSEESVALRASLLTFQGEIYSLDDKWVLSGLGHKYGVDVEAVKNARVLHYNGNMKPWLELGIRDYSVSWRKFLNQENQFLSDCNIN, from the exons ATGAAGGGTGGGATACTACCGGCTAAGAGACGATGGAAAGGATTGGTAATTGCAGTTTTGGGTCTCGTTTTGCTTTCATTGCTCGTGCCTTTGGTCTTTCTCCTTGGCCAacataacagtttccactctccCG GATATGCAACATCAGAACAAAATTCAGCCTCA GGTGGACTTAAAATCTACGGTCGGCATAGCACTGCTAAGATTGGGAATCAGTCGGAG GATGATGAATCAACACATGTGGATAACCTAATACAAAGACTAGAATCAACTTTTCCCAAG GATTTTGGGGGAAATATTGTTCTTGGGGAAGCGGAGAACAAGACTGTTG GCTCTAATTTGTTGGATGGATTGCCCAAAGAGCGCTTAGGAGCAAAT CAGAGGATAGGTGTTGGTGACTTGACGAAAGAAGATCAGGGAACCGGTGTTGGTGACTTGACTAAAAAAGAGCAGGGAACAGTTGTTGGTGACTTGACAAAAAAAGAGCAGGGAACAGGTGTTGGTGACTTGACAAAAAAAGAACAAGGAACAGGTGTTGGTGACTTGACGAAAAAAGAGCAGGGAACAGGTGTTGGTGACTTGACGAAAAAAGAGCAGGGAACAGGTGTTGGTGACTTGATGAAAAAAGAGCAGAGCACAAATGGTGGCGACTTTGTAAATAGAAAACAGAGTGCCGATGTTGGTGCTAAACCTGCTGCCACTAAGAATATCAAAGGCGTTGATGAGGGTGAGAAATTATGTGAGCTAAAATTTGGGAGCTACTGTCTATGGCGTCGCAATCATAAGGAAAAAGTGAATGATTTGACTGTGAGAAAGATGAAAGACTTGTTGTATGTGGCTCGGGCATACTATCCTAGCATCGCGAAGCTTCCGGCTCTTGACAAGCTGTCACATGAAATGAAGACAAACATTCAAGACTTCGAGCGTGTGCTTAGTGTAACTACGGTGGACAAAGATCTTCCTCTTCT GACTGATCAGAAGCTACCTAAGATGGAAGCTGTAATTGCTCAAGCAAAGGCATGCCGTGTAGATTGTAGTAATGTAGACAAGAAATTCAGACAACTAGTTGATCTAACTGAAGATGAGGCTACTTTCCATATGAGACAGAGTGCCTTCCTCTACCAACTAGCCGTTCAAACCATGCCCAAGAGTCATCATTGCCTGTCAATGCGATTAACTGTAGAGTATTTTAGATACCCTCCACCTGATATTGATCAGTCATTGGCAGAGAGACATTTGAATCCAGATCTTCACCACTTCGTTATATTCTCCAGCAATGTGCTGGCATCATCTGCCGTTATTAACTCCACTGTAACACATTCAAAA GAAAGTGAGAGTCAAGTATTTCATGTGGTAACAGATAGACAGAATTACTACGCCATGAAGTTATGGTTCTCGAGGAACAAGTATATGGAGGCCACAGTTGAGGTTTTGAATATTGAAGATCATAAACTGGAAAACAGTAAAGCATCAGCATCAGTTCATCTTTCCCTGCCCAAAGAATATCGTGTCTCCTTCCACAAGGTTGATGGACCACCTACAACAGAGTACCTATCTGTTTTTTCGCATTCCCATTATCTTCTTCCTGAGATATTCGCTAGTTTGAAGAAAGTCGTTGTCTTAGATGATGACATTATTGTGCAAAGAGACTTGTCAGTCTTATGGAGCATCAATATGGACGGGAAAGTGAATGGTGCAGTTCAGTGCTGCTCTGTTAGGCTGATTCAGCTGCAGAATCTTTTTCCTGACAAGAGATTGGATGAAACATCTTGTGCTTGGATGTCTGGATTAAATGTTATTGATCTAGTGAGGTGGAGGGAACAAGATATTTCCGGAAGATACGTGAAGCTGGTAACAGAG ATGAATTCAGAAGAGTCTGTTGCATTGCGTGCAAGCTTGCTTACTTTTCAGGGTGAAATTTACTCTCTTGATGATAAGTGGGTATTATCAGGACTGGGTCATAAATATGGAGTGGATGTTGAAGCTGTGAAGAATGCGAGAGTACTGCATTATAATGGTAACATGAAACCTTGGCTTGAGTTGGGCATCCGCGATTATTCAGTTTCCTGGCGGAAGTTCCTAAACCAGGAGAATCAGTTTTTAAGTGATTGCAATATTAACTAG